The Neomonachus schauinslandi chromosome 4, ASM220157v2, whole genome shotgun sequence genome includes a region encoding these proteins:
- the LY6D gene encoding lymphocyte antigen 6D produces MKTALLLLVALAVAAGPARALRCHVCSSSSNCEKAQNCAVSARYCRTSTKMEPLRGNLVEKDCVESCTPTNTLRGQVSSGAATTLCCQDDLCNWSLQSRAPARTLLPGAALRLALALGLLALLVAPSL; encoded by the exons ATGAAGACAGCCCTGCTGCTCCTCGTTGCTCTGGCAGTGGCCGCCGGGCCAG CCCGTGCTCTCCGCTGTCACGTCTGCTCCAGCTCCAGCAACTGTGAGAAAGCCCAGAACTGCGCGGTCAGCGCACGCTACTGTCGGACCAGCACCAAGA TGGAGCCCCTGAGGGGGAACCTGGTGGAGAAGGACTGCGTGGAGTCGTGCACGCCCACGAACACCCTGCGGGGCCAGGTGAGCAGCGGGGCGGCCACCACCCTGTGCTGTCAGGACGACTTGTGCAACTGGAGTCTGCAGAGCCGCGCGCCCGCCCGCACCCTGCTCCCCGGCGCTGCCCTCCGCCTGGCGCTGGCCCTCGGCCTCCTCGCCCTCCTCGTGGCCCCCAGCCTGTGA